In Streptomyces alboniger, the following are encoded in one genomic region:
- a CDS encoding TetR/AcrR family transcriptional regulator gives MCTLPKQARALRTYDAVLDAAAYEFARYGYANTNLQKIADQIGLTKGALYGHFSNKEELAAVLSSHLTTAVELPLGEAKASTGPALGRLRTLMLTLGELFQGDVRARAALRLALETAQASGVTAPLLEETHSVVFDLVGEVQREGHWEASASAKAVADLLVAAFFSVFWMGSAHERPEPGSRVAAMWNVLSHALRGKPGQ, from the coding sequence GTGTGCACCTTGCCGAAGCAAGCACGGGCCTTGCGCACATACGACGCCGTCCTGGACGCCGCCGCGTACGAGTTCGCGCGATACGGGTACGCGAACACCAACTTGCAGAAGATCGCCGACCAGATCGGCCTGACGAAGGGCGCCCTCTACGGCCACTTCTCCAACAAGGAGGAGCTGGCCGCCGTCCTGTCGTCCCACCTGACCACCGCGGTCGAGCTCCCCCTGGGTGAGGCGAAGGCGTCCACCGGACCGGCGCTCGGCCGGCTGCGGACGCTCATGCTCACCCTGGGGGAGCTGTTCCAGGGCGATGTGCGCGCCCGCGCCGCGCTCAGGCTGGCGCTGGAGACCGCTCAGGCGTCAGGGGTGACGGCGCCCTTGCTGGAGGAGACCCACTCCGTCGTGTTCGACCTGGTGGGAGAGGTGCAGCGGGAGGGGCACTGGGAGGCCTCGGCGTCCGCCAAGGCCGTGGCCGACCTGCTCGTGGCCGCGTTCTTCAGTGTGTTCTGGATGGGCTCCGCCCACGAACGGCCGGAGCCGGGCAGCCGCGTGGCCGCCATGTGGAACGTGCTGTCCCACGCCCTACGGG